A region from the Vicia villosa cultivar HV-30 ecotype Madison, WI linkage group LG3, Vvil1.0, whole genome shotgun sequence genome encodes:
- the LOC131660552 gene encoding uncharacterized protein LOC131660552 → MLMVGMSNNLVSEPVTSRQMAQLEPILNKVDSSGLLHPVASDSVSQNQGTSNGEPKSQGLPLSNQQSGRVETRDGNMGVHRLLPQKQAVQMGPRQLSAAPKRKATIELPSGSFITPSKREKPAAHRTWTQQSSSRGSQQLQSPTNASRAQHSAAFSKRKTQMESTSSKPVTPRSSNSKSQIAQMKESSKVQTESSESVRSKMRESLAAALALVSQQDKPLVSNDDKPNDAANSSQCAESASASADSAPEQKQEICQSVNSSLAVADSAGPVMGEHMSNTSIGDFSEKPKDYEAGFTNVLNNEDMLSSDKQDFQSNYTLTTDDLPFSDSFFVKDDLLQGNGLSWVLPDMDHMMDMDDQRETQTMMEKKLEPEVPGGVCKAVVPLPELLASRIEAELFKLFGGVNKKYKEKGRSLLFNLKDRNNPELRERVMFGKIPPEQLCSMTAEELASKELSEWRIAKAEEFAQMVVLPDSDVDIRRLVRKTHKGEFQVEVEHEDNVPVEEVSGGKTSVVRRQPVKKDVEASSASKPAGVIKRDVSTDNEKSNIQTDNQFSITISSNDGTDPMQGLMTDDDALKDPDFLPPIVSLDEFMESLDSEPPFDNLPAESGKASTSDKDVSGVGTKSKSSDLIPSEKGDASANKSGKLQSTDAEEEKKVNAEAGSILSDTKYSEIRSDTKPADGHTKEMSIDGQKSTSNNAELRASQFQTEDRYGKDNVSKTTVPIKGECLWEGMLQPNISTTDSVISIFKSGEKTSTKDWPGFLEIKGRVRLEPFEKFLQELPQSRSRAIMVSHFISKGSTPEEQATLREVADSYILDERVGFAEPVPGVELYFCPPHKKTVEMLTKILSKEQIEAVNSIDNGLIGIIVWRKTNITTSISPTAQSHNKHSSKRHNLSRRQQDTNANANSTHNAVPSTGFKTTESGDVDGDDDDVPPGFGPPAARVEDDLPEYNFSSSSNPSHLVQKPMGPSTVPSHSVGQTPSRPAQHMRELVHKYGQNQTPVSSVNWQDKFRGSIQPWNDDDDDDIPEWQPNMNQNQFTPQQTVHNFNLRPPIMNQSFVGLPQQQIMPTQYLQPPTNVAHAQPNFVPQWVPSIHGNTNIHPSNAPPPPYGTPTQGTPWSHHVSRSRGL, encoded by the exons ATGCTAATGGTTGGAATGTCGAATAATTTGGTTTCGGAGCCTGTTACGAGCCGGCAGATGGCTCAATTGGAGCCTATTTTGAACAAGGTTGATTCGTCGGGACTCTTGCATCCTGTAGCCAGTGATTCCGTGTCGCAGAATCAGGGAACTTCGAATGGTGAACCTAAGTCTCAAGGCTTACCGCTTTCTAACCAGCAGAGTGGCCGGGTAGAAACGCGGGATGGTAATATGGGAGTGCATCGGCTTCTTCCCCAGAAACAAGCCGTGCAAATGGGGCCACGTCAACTCTCAGCAGCTCCTAAGCGGAAGGCAACAATTGAGCTGCCTTCGGGTAGCTTCATAACACCTAGTAAGCGGGAAAAACCAGCGGCTCACAGAACTTGGACACAGCAATCATCAAGCAGAGGCTCTCAACAGTTGCAATCACCGACAAATGCTTCTAGAGCGCAGCATTCGGCAGCATTTAGTAAGAGAAAAACACAAATGGAGTCTACCTCCAGCAAACCTGTGACGCCTCGGTCCTCAAATTCTAAGAGTCAGATTGCACAGATGAAAGAATCCTCCAAGGTTCAAACTGAATCATCTGAGAGTGTTAGGTCCAAGATGAGAGAGTCATTAGCTGCTGCTCTGGCATTGGTATCCCAGCAAGATAAACCTCTGGTTTCAAATGATGACAAACCTAATGATGCGGCCAATAGCTCTCAGTGTGCTGAATCCGCATCTGCATCTGCCGACTCTGCTCCAGAGCAAAAGCAGGAAATTTGTCAATCTGTTAATTCCTCTTTAGCTGTGGCTGATTCTGCTGGCCCTGTGATGGGAGAGCATATGAGTAATACATCTATTGGAGATTTTTCTGAAAAACCTAAGGACTATGAAGCGGGATTCACAAATGTTTTAAACAATGAAGATATGTTGAGTTCTGACAAGCAAGATTTCCAGTCTAACTACACTTTGACTACTGATGATCTTCCTTTCAGTGACAGTTTCTTTGTGAAAGATGACCTTTTGCAGGGAAATGGTCTTTCCTGGGTATTACCTGATATGGACCATATGATGGACATGGATGACCAAAGGGAAACTCAAACTATGATGGAGAAGAAATTGGAACCTGAGGTACCAGGTGGAGTTTGTAAGGCAGTGGTCCCTTTACCTGAACTTTTAGCATCAAGGATAGAAGCAGAGCTCTTCAAACTGTTTGGAGGTGTGAAtaagaaatacaaagagaagggAAGGTCTCTTTTGTTCAACTTGAAAGATCGAAATAATCCTGAACTCAGAGAAAGGGTTATGTTTGGTAAAATTCCTCCCGAACAGTTATGTTCCATGACTGCAGAGGAACTTGCTTCAAAGGAGCTTTCTGAGTGGCGGATAGCCAAGGCTGAGGAGTTTGCTCAAATGGTGGTTTTACCTGATTCAGATGTTGATATTAGACGCTTAGTCAGGAAGACGCATAAAGGTGAATTTCAAGTGGAAGTTGAACACGAAGACAATGTTCCAGTGGAAGAGGTGTCTGGTGGCAAAACTTCTGTTGTTCGAAGGCAACCAGTTAAAAAGGACGTGGAAGCCTCTTCTGCTTCTAAACCTGCCGGTGTAATCAAAAGAGATGTAAGCACTGACAATGAAAAGAGCAACATACAAACAGACAATCAATTTTCCATTACCATTTCTTCCAATGACGGGACTGATCCAATGCAAGGGCTTATGACAGATGATGATGCATTGAAGGACCCCGACTTTCTTCCCCCAATTGTATCTCTTGATGAATTCATGGAATCCCTTGATTCTGAGCCACCATTTGATAATTTACCCGCAGAGTCTGGAAAGGCATCTACCTCAGACAAGGATGTTTCTGGGGTTGGAACAAAATCAAAATCTTCAGATTTAATTCCAAGTGAGAAAGGTGATGCCAGTGCTAATAAGTCTGGTAAGCTTCAAAGTACAGATGCTGAGGAAGAAAAAAAAGTTAATGCTGAAGCTGGGTCCATTTTGTCTGATACAAAATACAGTGAAATTCGATCTGACACCAAGCCGGCTGATGGTCATACCAAGGAAATGTCAATTGATGGCCAAAAATCAACATCCAATAATGCTGAGTTAAGAGCTAGTCAGTTTCAAACAGAAGATAGATATGGCAAGGATAATGTGTCGAAAACTACAGTTCCCATTAAGGGTGAATGCCTTTGGGAGGGAATGCTTCAGCCAAACATCTCAACCACTGATTCAGTCATTAGCATCTTCAAAAG CGGCGAGAAAACTTCTACCAAAGACTGGCCTGGATTTCTCGAGATTAAGGGAAGGGTTCGGCTGGAACCGTTTGAAAAATTTCTGCAAGAGCTTCCACAGTCAAGAAGTCGTGCCATCATG GTTTCACATTTTATTTCTAAAGGGTCAACCCCTGAGGAGCAAGCAACTCTCCGTGAG GTGGCTGATTCTTATATTTTGGACGAGAGAGTGGGATTTGCAGAACCTGTGCCTGGAGTTGAACTTTACTTTTGCCCACCTCATAAGAAAACAGTTGAAATGCTCACCAAGATACTTTCAAAGGAACAAATTGAGGCAGTTAATTCTATTGATAATGGTCTAATTGGTATTATTGTAtggagaaaaactaatataactaCATCTATATCTCCCACTGCGCAATCACACAACAAACATAGCTCTAAAAGGCATAACTTGAGTAGAAGACAGCAAGATACTAATGCGAATGCCAATTCTACCCATAATGCTGTACCCTCTACGGGGTTTAAGACCACCGAGAGTGGGGATGTTGATGGTGATGACGATGACGTTCCTCCTGGATTTGGGCCACCGGCTGCCCGAGTTGAGGATGACCTCCCGGAGTATAATTTTTCCAGTAGTTCAAATCCATCACACTTGGTTCAAAAACCTATGGGACCAAGTACAGTCCCATCTCACTCGGTTGGTCAAACCCCTTCCCGTCCTGCACAACATATGAGAGAACTTGTACACAAATATGGGCAAAACCAAACACCTGTGTCTTCGGTAAACTGGCAGGACAAATTTAGGGGGTCAATTCAACCTTGGAATGATGACGACGACGATGATATACCTGAATGGCAACCAAATATGAATCAGAATCAGTTTACTCCCCAACAAACAGTGCATAATTTTAATCTTAGACCTCCCATTATGAATCAATCATTTGTGGGTTTACCCCAGCAACAAATTATGCCGACTCAGTATCTGCAACCCCCAACGAATGTGGCACATGCCCAACCAAATTTTGTCCCTCAGTGGGTTCCCTCTATCCATGGTAATACCAATATACATCCAAGCAATGCACCACCACCACCCTATGGAACACCTACACAAGGAACTCCGTGGTCTCATCATGTTTCTAGAAGTAGAGGACTTTAG